Part of the Echeneis naucrates chromosome 1, fEcheNa1.1, whole genome shotgun sequence genome, TGTTTTGTGAGGAAGGCCGGACCTTTTGCTCCTTCCCGCTCCTCCTTCACCCCCTTGatgtcacatcctgtttgttggaacagcagagaaaaaggctctcaaagagaagagagagccACTATTCTCACTAATTCCCCAGACAGAGAGCCTCTCTGCATACCTCTCTCATCCCAgccttcttttttctctcacagaaTCAccgcctctttctctctccccccaccAAACACCTCTGCTCACTCCAGCTTTGCTCTCTTGCGCCCACTTTTTCACTTCTGCACCACTCCACAGCACTTTGCAGGACTCCTTCATTTCCTCCCATCTCTCTCCGTCCTGCTCTCCTGCTCCATCAgacatcagctgtttttctcAGGAAGTGTTTTATTTAGAGCAGATTAATTAATTAGATACAGTATGGGAGCTGTGGCCATTCTTAGTCCAAGGCCCCAAGGCTAATGGTGTGgcaaaataatgtgtgtgtgtcacaacaAGCTGTGTGTACTTTAAAGAGTTGCAGGTGCTTGTTGTGTACTGCACCAATGTATGTGCTAATTGGATGTGTCAAgaagtgtgcgtgcgtgtacaCACCCTTGCATGTCTTGCCTTTATATAGGAAGAAACAACTACCTCCATTTCATCAGCAGGGCTGTTGGTTGGTGGTATCTCACCCAACCACAGTGTTTCATTAGCGAGTCTTTtctaacacccccccccccctctttctctgcccCCAGGGACCCGTTCTCACACCAACTGCACACCAGTAAGaaatgaggaagaaagaaaagacgtGCCTGTCCGATCAGAGATGCAGATGGCCACAGAGGACATGAGTACCTGCCAATCTGGCACCAGGATAACTTCCTTTTGCCAATCAATACACAACATATCAAATGCAACCCCCTAGCTGAACAATTGATACAGTTTCCCGGGACACTCATGCTGCCAGTGAAGCGATAGATCCTTCCTGCACTCATTTCTATTAGATTTCTAACAAGAGTCAAACAGTTTTGTCTCATGGAACCGTAAAGAGGAGAACCAGGAGAATTTATCATGCTGTGACCACCAAAAGCAGAGCAGACACAAATCTGAAGAAAAGGGCAACACCGAGTCACCATACACTGAGATATTACTAAACAAATCAAGCCCTTATTTCCTTTCAAATGGCAGCAGCCTGCATGGATGAATGTTAAATGGCAAGCGGCTCTGCACAACATTCTCCAATGGATATTGCGACAACATCCCAAATGGCCCAGAGAACGGGACAGCAGAGACATAACGTGACTCGAGGCTCTTCATCAGCGGTCCTGTCCGGAGCCAGCTCCTTCCTCTGTTGGCTTACCCTGCTGTCAATGATGCGGTTGCCAATGGTTACGGCCGACTGTTGGCTTATCGAGGGGGAGAAGGGCTTCGTGTGGCTGGCCATCTGCAGCATGAACCAGCCGCCGTACGAGGCCATCCCCTCCCACATTAACAGGTGAGAGAACTCCAATAGAGAGCGTGTTTCCAAACCACAGTTTGGCCTCCTCGGTGAACATCTACCTCCTTCACGGTTCTCTCCGCAGCACCATCGTGGATCTGAGGCTGAACGAGAACAAAATACGCTCGGTCCATTATTCTTCGCTCAGTCGCTTCGGCAACCTCACCTACCTGAACCTCACCAAGAATGACATCAGCTACGTGGAAGACGGAGCGTTCTCGGCACAGTTCAACCTGCAGGTGAACGATGACGCACGTGCACGTTTGGGCTCATGTTTGCTttcatgcatgtgcacatacatcaagtgttttgtttgttttttttacgttaagatactttacttttttttttttatttcaatttcagtaAGAAATCGTTTCCTATTTATTGCACTACATTTATTATGGTATGCAGATGTAGCTAATGTGTTGCATACAAATTAGAGTTACCACCTCCAGGTAAATGTGATCTCAAGCTTCCCTTTTTGTGTTAAACCACTGAATTCCACAACATTATGACACAGTGAAGTTGGCTTTTGATCGTTTTGAGATTGAATGTCGTCACgtcatcattttaaatacaaatttgtTTATTATGGTCAAAAACTATGTTGTCCGATCCCACAGTGACCTTTGATTTCAAAATCTTAATCTGTTGAAAGCATTATTAAGGTATCACGttctagagagagagagagagagagagagagagagagagagagagagagagagagagagagagagagagagagagagagagagagagagagagagagagagagagagagagagagcacagatgGACAGCCTGAAAGCTAAATGCCTCTGGCCCCGGAGGGACGAATAACAAAGTCAATGTGGATAAAACACAATTCATCGCGACAGGTTAAAATCCTTGAAAATGCACAAAGTGGTTATAAGTAGCATGTTTTATCAATATCTGTTTAGCATGTCAGCATAAAGTGTCAATTTAAGATGTTACTGatcctttattttcatatttactcatttaaatttcataatttttcataGAATTTAATTTCAgcacattaaaattttttaattgatgtgtgcaacacaaaaagaaggCTTTAAGAAGTTTTTCATGGCGTGTAACAAAACATATTCTAATATTTGACTGTACTTTTACTAAGAACTATACCAACCAGGACCAATTCTGTCTTCTTCTACTCAGCTTGTCTCAGTGTTCCTTCAGCCGGTCTAAATTCATCCAGcactacacacacagatgggcacacaagaaacacaacacCTGCTCGTTACAGCTTCCAGAAACATTCAGGCAGAAGTGCTCGGCCAAACTTAGCTGAACGCAGCCATACTGAACTGGCAGGCTGGCACATGTTACCCCCAGCTGCTGGAGCCGAGCCAGGAGGTAAAATGTGAACAAGACAGATCTGAGTAAACTCAGAACAGCACAGGGGCTTAGATCAGCATGTGAAACAAGAATTGCACTGAACCGTCGTCTGTTTGTTCTGTATGTCTTCCAGCTTGTAGTGAGTGACGCTCTTCAAAGATTAGAATAATCCCACTTGTCTTTGTCTCCCCAGGTTCTCCAGATGGGCTTCAACAAATTGAGGAACTTGACAGAGGGGATGCTCCGAGGGCTGGGCAAGCTGCAGTATCTCTACCTGCAAGCCAACCTCATCGAGACTGTAACGCCCAACACCTTCTGGGAATGCCCCAACATCGAGAATATCGATCTCTCCATGAACAGGTAAACCGATGAAACACAAAGATACTGGAATGACTGGTAGAGTAAATAGTTAAGTAAAGACTATAAAGCACCTTTCACTGAGAAAcatcacaaagtgctttacatcataaaaaaggaaacggggctataaacacagaaaagacacacaaaagaaaaaaccgAGGCGGACAGCAATCCATAATTTGGGTGCACAGGCACCTCGGGTGTTACAGCAGGTTTGAAGGATggccacaattttttttgttcagtcgACGAAAGAGCCTGAAAAGATATTTAAGGAAGAGTGGCCGATACGGTGGGCCATGCTAGGTGAGCCGCAGAACCCAGTCCACATGGAATTTAATGAGCAGCCAGAGGAGGGAAGGCCAAAATCAATTGATGATTgatattcagttttttgttaCTTCTGGTTTAAACAACCATTTTAAGTCAATTGAAACTGTCTGGATAAAATGACAAAGCCGCTTGAATGTGGGGATTCGTCCACTTTTCAGAAcagaaagttttatttattgaacagttatttggacaaaacaaagatCTGGCGGTTAGCACTGTCAGCTCACAGCAGGacggttgtttgtctccatgtgTCAGCCCTGATAgactgtccagggtgcaccttGCCCTCAAcaaatgtcagctgggatcggctccagccaACCTTGATGGACGGTTATAAATCACTGCAGCCAATGATCTGTATCTTTAATGTTGCTGTTTAACACAGACATAACAATAAAAGTGGAATTAAATGctaaaactgaagaaaacagaagacTTGTGGTCCGGGTCCTGGGCTCATGATGCAAACGTCTGCAGTTAGAGAAGAAACTTCTGAAACACACCCAAAGCATTAATGTTAAATGTCAGGCCAAAATCAAAGATCAAGGGCTGCTTTCTAAAGTTGCCAGTTTGTACTTGTGTTCCGGCGAAACTAGAGGGGGAGAGAATGCAGAAGATGCAGACGCGCTGACAGTATTCTGCACAGATAATGATGCAACGCTGCAACAAACCCTGGTTCCAATTAAAGTGGAGATCCCCGCTTTTCCTCAGTGAGACTAACAGCCCTATTTTTACTGTTGGCTGTGTAATTGCTATTGATCACATCACCCAAATGCACGAGCTAAAAGGAGCGACTTTAACTGTTCTTTGGGGCCTGCTGAAAGGTAATTTGGGAGCCGTTTAAGACCAGAAACTGACGTCTGAggaacaaatgtgtgtgaaggAAGAAgtgcagcagcattacacagCAGTCTGTTCACAGGTCTTGGGTTACATTCGGCATGGGGACTTGATTAAAGCCTTTTGCGGCCTCTGAGGGAATCACCTCAAGGCTGAAAAAAGGCCACACATGTTCAGATGCCTTTGTTCCTGTTAAGTTCATCACTTCTCCTTCGTCTGTTCTTCAGGATCCAGGTGCTGGATGGGAATTTGTTCACCGGGCTCTCTAAGCTGACCACCTGTGAACTTTACACCAACCCCTTCAACTGCTCCTGTGACCTTCTGGGTTTCCTGCACTGGCTCTCGGTTTTCCCCAACAGGACCAGTGAGAGGATGGTCTGCGACTCCCCAACTGAATTATCCGGCTACAACCTCCTGAGCCAGAACCCCCACATGCTGACCCAGCGCACCGCCCTGAACATGCTCAGCGTCGGGTGCGCAGAAGACAGCAGCAGCGCCACGCCTTTCTTCACCATCAGCTCGGCCGATTCTGCCACCATGTCCCCGGATTCAGCATCTCCCTGCGGGCTGGATGACTGCGCCTCGGGGACGCCTCCCGATGAGGTGATAAGCTTGAGTCCCATTTACTCGGACAGCAGTCCGTTCATGAAACTAAAGCAGGTGCAACATTCGAGCGCTGTGATAACAGTTCATATCCCTCATCCGTACAAGAAAATGTACATCCTGGTGCTTTACAACAACAGTTTTTTCACCGATATCCATAATCTGAAAAGTCACGTCGAAGATATTGAGCTGAAGAACTTAAAACCTAACACCGACTACACATACTGCGTGGCCTCCATACGAAACTCCCTGCGCTTCAACCACACCTGTCTCACCATCTCCACCGGCCAGCGGGCGGAGCCTGAGAGGATAGCCAACCAGTCGTCGGCCACTCACTACATCATGACTATTCTGGGCTGCTTGTTTGGCATGCTGCTTTTCCTTGGCCTCGTGGTCCACtgtctgaggaagaagaggatcatggaggagaaggagaggaagatgagcaGGATCCAGAGGACTCTGATAGAGCTCAAGTACGGCGGCGAGGGGGATatagagggagggagtggaggaTCTGTTTCCCAGAAGCTTGCTGCCGGGGACAGTCTGTCCAGAATGCCCTACCTGCCTCAGGGTGGTGAGATCGATCCATACAAGCTGCAGGAGGTGATAGAAACACCTGCCCACAAGCCTGCTAAAATTAACTACATGGAGGTCAGAGGCTCTGGAatagaaagggagagggagcgggagagagagagggagatgtcGCCACAAGCCAACCCGCAGGGCTCCGTAGCCGAGATCTCTACCATCGCGAAGGAAGTTGATAAAGTGAACCAGATCATCAACAACTGCATCGATGCTCTCAAGTCTGAGTCTACCTCCTTTCAGCAGGGGATGAAATCACCCTCTTCGGCAGGCGGAGGGGCTGTTTCAACCGCAGAGCCACAGCTGGTGCTTCTCTCAGAGCAAGGAGAGCGAGGAGAGAGAGGCGGGGAGTTTCTCTCCCCGGTGTataaaggagggaggggagggagagaagacagGGGGAGAAGCTACCATCACTCTCTGCAGCGACACCACAGCATGGAAGCTCCTCCGACCTCCAAGAGGCCGAGCACCTCCTCTTCCCCCGGCTCCACCCGCAGCCCGCGCTCCTTCCGCTCTGAGGCAGGTTACCATTCGTCAGAGGCCCGCTACATCGAGAGGACCTCTCctggagagaggggagaaagggGAAGCGGGGGAGGAGAGGCCATCCGCACCGTCACCCCTGCGGCGGCGATCTTACGGGCAGAAGCCCAAAGGATTCGCCAGTACAACGAACACCGCCACTCCTATCCCGGCTCCCAGCAGCACCTCCAGGAGCTGCAGCACCACCCTCAGATCCTGCAGGAGCTCCACCATCACCCGGGGGGCCGCAAGCCCTCCGTGTTAGACCCGCTCACTCTCAGCAGGCAGGCCAAGCAGCGAGAGCTGGCGTACTCCCAGCTCTCACCTCACTACCCGCTCTCCCCCCAGTACCACAACCTCAGCTACTGCTCCAGCCccgaggaagatgaggaggaggaagggctCCTGTGCACCCCGACCCTGGGCTTGTGGGAGAGGTTCAAACTGCACCGCAAGAGGCACCGGCAGGCGTCCATGGAGGATGAGGGATACGTGGCGGCCGGACATGCTCTGAG contains:
- the LOC115047530 gene encoding protein ELFN1-like translates to MDIATTSQMAQRTGQQRHNVTRGSSSAVLSGASSFLCWLTLLSMMRLPMVTADCWLIEGEKGFVWLAICSMNQPPYEAIPSHINSTIVDLRLNENKIRSVHYSSLSRFGNLTYLNLTKNDISYVEDGAFSAQFNLQVLQMGFNKLRNLTEGMLRGLGKLQYLYLQANLIETVTPNTFWECPNIENIDLSMNRIQVLDGNLFTGLSKLTTCELYTNPFNCSCDLLGFLHWLSVFPNRTSERMVCDSPTELSGYNLLSQNPHMLTQRTALNMLSVGCAEDSSSATPFFTISSADSATMSPDSASPCGLDDCASGTPPDEVISLSPIYSDSSPFMKLKQVQHSSAVITVHIPHPYKKMYILVLYNNSFFTDIHNLKSHVEDIELKNLKPNTDYTYCVASIRNSLRFNHTCLTISTGQRAEPERIANQSSATHYIMTILGCLFGMLLFLGLVVHCLRKKRIMEEKERKMSRIQRTLIELKYGGEGDIEGGSGGSVSQKLAAGDSLSRMPYLPQGGEIDPYKLQEVIETPAHKPAKINYMEVRGSGIEREREREREREMSPQANPQGSVAEISTIAKEVDKVNQIINNCIDALKSESTSFQQGMKSPSSAGGGAVSTAEPQLVLLSEQGERGERGGEFLSPVYKGGRGGREDRGRSYHHSLQRHHSMEAPPTSKRPSTSSSPGSTRSPRSFRSEAGYHSSEARYIERTSPGERGERGSGGGEAIRTVTPAAAILRAEAQRIRQYNEHRHSYPGSQQHLQELQHHPQILQELHHHPGGRKPSVLDPLTLSRQAKQRELAYSQLSPHYPLSPQYHNLSYCSSPEEDEEEEGLLCTPTLGLWERFKLHRKRHRQASMEDEGYVAAGHALRRKVQFAKDEDLHDILDYWKGVSAQQKA